From a single Bacillus gobiensis genomic region:
- the recA gene encoding recombinase RecA has protein sequence MSDRQAALDMALKQIEKQFGKGSIMKLGEQTERKISTVPSGSLTLDTALGVGGYPRGRIIEVYGPESSGKTTVALHAIAEVQQQGGQAAFIDAEHALDPSYAQNLGVNIDDLLLSQPDTGEQALEIAEALVRSGAIDIVVIDSVAALVPKAEIEGDMGDSHVGLQARLMSQALRKLSGAINKSKTIAVFINQIREKVGVMFGNPETTPGGRALKFYSSVRLEVRRAEQLKQGNDVMGNKTKIKVVKNKVAPPFRTAEVDIMYGEGISKEGEIIDLGTELDIVQKSGSWYSYQEERLGQGRENAKQFLKENKDVLLMIQEQIREHYGLDTGVAPKDEEQEELEI, from the coding sequence ATGAGTGATCGTCAGGCAGCCCTTGATATGGCTCTTAAGCAAATAGAAAAGCAATTTGGAAAAGGTTCCATTATGAAGCTCGGTGAACAAACTGAGAGAAAGATTTCAACCGTGCCAAGCGGCTCTCTTACGCTGGACACCGCTCTTGGAGTAGGCGGGTATCCGCGTGGGAGAATCATCGAAGTTTATGGACCTGAAAGCTCAGGTAAAACAACTGTGGCCCTGCATGCCATTGCAGAAGTGCAGCAGCAGGGAGGACAAGCTGCGTTTATTGATGCTGAGCACGCGCTTGATCCTTCTTATGCCCAAAATTTAGGCGTAAATATAGACGATCTGCTTCTTTCCCAGCCGGATACCGGCGAGCAGGCGCTCGAGATAGCGGAAGCGCTCGTTCGAAGCGGTGCTATTGATATCGTCGTCATCGATTCCGTGGCCGCACTCGTGCCGAAAGCTGAGATTGAAGGAGATATGGGCGACTCACATGTCGGTCTGCAGGCGAGACTGATGTCCCAAGCGTTGCGCAAGCTCTCCGGCGCTATTAACAAATCGAAAACAATCGCTGTTTTCATCAACCAGATTCGTGAGAAGGTTGGCGTTATGTTCGGTAACCCGGAAACGACTCCGGGAGGAAGAGCTTTAAAATTTTATTCATCTGTACGCCTTGAAGTGCGCCGTGCCGAGCAGCTGAAGCAAGGCAATGACGTCATGGGTAACAAAACAAAAATTAAAGTTGTAAAGAACAAAGTAGCTCCTCCGTTCCGTACAGCAGAGGTTGATATTATGTACGGTGAAGGTATTTCGAAAGAAGGCGAGATCATTGACCTCGGTACAGAGCTTGATATTGTCCAAAAAAGCGGATCCTGGTACTCATATCAGGAAGAGCGCCTGGGTCAAGGAAGAGAAAACGCCAAGCAATTTTTAAAAGAAAATAAAGACGTTCTTCTGATGATCCAGGAGCAAATCCGCGAGCATTACGGCCTCGATACCGGCGTTGCTCCGAAGGATGAAGAACAAGAAGAACTTGAAATCTAA